The following proteins come from a genomic window of Triticum aestivum cultivar Chinese Spring chromosome 6A, IWGSC CS RefSeq v2.1, whole genome shotgun sequence:
- the LOC123127228 gene encoding probable glycosyltransferase At5g03795, translating into MAGRLAGAGASSPLPRALLLLAAVALFSISFLSLRSLRPAAAPSLPLDEPRRLRFSSPLPASRPSVYHSPEAFAAGYAEMERSFKVYIYPDGDPKTFYQTPRKLTGKYASEGYFFQNIRESRFRTEDPDKADLFFVPISPHKMRGKGTSYENMTMIVKDYVEGLISKYPYWNRTLGADHFFVACHDVGVRAFEGLPFMVKNSIRAVCSPSYNVDFIPHKDVALPQVLQPFALPEGGNDIENRTNLGFWAGHRNSKIRVILARVWENDTELAISNNRINRAIGELVYQKQFYRTKFCICPGGSQVNSARISDSIHYGCVPVILSDYYDLPFNDVLDWRKFAVVLKERDVYELKSILKSISQQEFVALHKSLVQVQKHFVWHSPPVPYDAFHMVMYELWLRHHVIKY; encoded by the exons AtggccggccgcctcgccggcgccggcgcttcCTCGCCCCTCccccgcgcgctcctcctcctcgccgcggtAGCCCTCTTCTCCATATCCTTCCTCTCCCTCCGCTCGCTCCGCCCCGCCGcggccccctccctccccctagATGAACCCCGCCGCCTCCGTTTCTCCTCCCCTCTGCCGGCGTCGCGCCCCTCGGTCTACCACTCGCCCGAGGCGTTCGCGGCGGGGTACGCGGAGATGGAGCGGAGCTTCAAGGTCTACATCTACCCGGACGGCGACCCCAAGACCTTCTACCAGACGCCCCGGAAGCTCACGGGCAAGTACGCCAGCGAGGGATACTTCTTCCAGAACATCCGGGAGAGCCGCTTTCGTACCGAAGACCCCGACAAGGCCGACCTCTTCTTCGTCCCCATCTCGCCCCACAAGATGCGCGGCAAG GGTACTTCATATGAAAATATGACAATGATAGTTAAGGATTATGTTGAAGGCTTGATAAGCAAGTACCCTTACTGGAACCGCACACTAGGAGCGGACCACTTCTTTGTCGCATGCCATGATGTAGGCGTGAGGGCGTTCGAAGGACTTCCATTCATGGTGAAGAACTCTATTAGAGCTGTCTGCTCGCCAAGCTATAATGTTGACTTTATCCCTCATAAGGATGTTGCTCTGCCTCAAGTATTACAGCCATTTGCTCTACCTGAAGGAGGGAATGACATTGAAAACAG GACAAATCTTGGATTTTGGGCTGGTCATCGCAACTCGAAAATACGAGTTATTTTGGCACGAGTCTGGGAGAATGATACAGAACTTGCTATTAGCAATAATCGGATTAATAGAGCTATTGGAGAGCTAGTTTATCAGAAGCAGTTCTACCGTACTAAGTTCTGTATCTGCCCTGGTGGCTCTCAAGTTAATAGTGCTCGTATATCTGATTCAATACACTATGGCTGTGTCCCTG TTATTTTGTCGGACTACTATGATTTGCCTTTCAATGATGTTCTTGACTGGAGAAAGTTCGCGGTTGTACTTAAGGAGCGCGACGTATATGAACTAAAGAGTATCCTGAAATCTATATCACAGCAAGAATTTGTTGCATTGCACAAATCTTTAGTTCAG GTTCAGAAACACTTTGTATGGCACTCACCTCCTGTTCCTTATGATGCATTCCACATGGTTATGTATGAGCTGTGGCTGCGGCATCATGTGATCAAGTACTAA